gtcaatgaatatttataccaagtttcaagtcaatccgactcaatatgacgtcatacgggcccgtcaaagttgaaattccgcgcgcgcgtcaatggcgatatacagtgcaactatgccaaaaaaccgtcaattttaaatccgattttactcgtcaggatggacggtgaccccccattttctttaccttttttgaaagctgatgagttgtacatgtcatttcaaggggtggcaatgctgacaaaatgattaaaagatatcaaatttcttaataaaataaaaaaagtaaattttcaaaatgacgtcatcaaatttcaagttcattcaagcgtatctcactagtccttggtcaattttcacccagatttcagtatgctgtagcttatttcatgttctttcaaacataaaattagaacattttgattggatgacggcatcacctcgtaaaaatggattgaaagtaatcttgtcaaatttgaccagtttacgtgttatctctatgggagtgcagtttttctggaaatgaaaattgacatgactatccttatcgagcactagctcacttacccttcggtaaatttctcccagattttaatatgttgtagctgagactttacgctaccgtaagaGTGCCCTtagttttttcatacgaggtcgggatcacgtcaaaaattttggttgaaattaaagcttatcttcgatgtattgagatatttctttctttctgcaactttctttgcaataactccagaaaaacagcctctatcacttccatattttgcacatgtttagttcatgtcacgtacattttttcataatataacaactacttgatcagacacaatcttgggtatgtaaattagggtcaaaggtcataagtgtttcatcctgtatcatagtgaatacatgtcctatatttcccatattttgcacacgcaaagaccatgttacaaggattatttcacaaaataaccactttttgctcagatgccacctTGTCTGTGgaaattggggtcaaaggtcatatgtacttctttctgtatcttcgttatgacgtgtaatctctatgggagggaatttctttaaatgtgacaattgacatgattgtctttatcgagcactagctcacttacccttttgtgaatttctcccagattttaatatgttgtagctgagacattgCGCTATCTAAAGTgtgcctttcttttttcatacaatgtcgggatcatgtttaaaaacttggttgaaattaaagcttatcttcgatgtattgagaaaCTTCtgtctttctgcaactttctttgcaataactcaagaaaaacagcccctgtcacctccatattttgtacatgtttagttcatgtcacgtacattatttcatgaaataaaaactacttaatcggacaccatcttgggtatgtaaattatggTCCAAGGTCATAGATATTTTAtcttgtatcttagtgaatacctgtcctatctttcccatattttgcacacgtatagacgatgtcgcgagaatcatttcacaaaacaaccactttttcctcagatgccatcttgggagtgtaaaggtgggtcaaaggtcatatgtatttgttgctgtatctttgtTATCTATAATGTATACAGAATTCAGTACCAAGGtgggcagatatgactcccttttctaaatgataatccaaacatcacacggccaatctctctaaacacagatgaaacgtgtatggtcatgcgtagaaattgcgatcaggactcgaatcattgataaaaaaaaaaaaaaaaatcggatcaccttaatttgtcagtaatgacaaattacaatctctagtcttctttatttctggacaaaatttgtgcagaggttagctcagaaagtgcattgcctctcaatgtcaaacttataccatatatgtatcatgtcgcaaagacgacagcgcaagtaaaatcatagtgatcagtcgaccgtgacgtcactatgacgtcattatatgaaaacacattttcatgcatatctcattaatagaatggaattcttcaatgaaatttacgtcacacatatttcaagtcaagtgaattctactcatattctcaaaattcatttttatctcaaaacgcgcgcgtacgcgcgcgttgaaatatttgtatgctcaaatcgagctcaatttttttttgcacacgtttcagaccatttggagcattttttgaaaaattgaaaaaattggacggacgcgtacgcgcgcgcacatattcgcacacacagctcatatgcaatagaaatttcccgtttttttacatttatcggatgcctgaaatgtcaaggaatatttctaccaagtttcaagtcaatccgacttaatatgacgtcatacgggcccgtcaaagttgaaattccgcgcgcgcgtcaatggcgatatacagtgcaacgatgccaaaaaaacgccaattttaaatccgattttacttgtcaggatggacggtgaccccccattttctttacatattctgaaagctgatgagttgaatatgttatttcatgggttggcgatgctggaaaaatgattaaaagatatcaaatttcttaataaagtaaaaaaagtaaattttcaaaatgacgtcatcaaatttcaagttcactcaagcgtatctcacttatcctttgccaatttacacccagatttcagtatgttgtagcttattatatgatctttaattaatataattacaacattttgattggatgacggcatcacctcgtaaaaatggattgaaagtaatattgtcaaatttgaccagtgtacgtgttatctctatgggagagcagtttttctggcagtgaaaattgacatgactctctttttcgagcactagctcacttatgcttcggtgaatttctcccagattttaatatgttgtagctgagactttgggctatcgtaagtgtgccctccattttttcatacgatgtcggcatcacgtcgaaaaacttggttgaaaatggcacgaggcttcgatgcagcgtcattttgcttaatacacagggcctatggagaatgaaataggtcattgcgtagcgcatccgactcgtaatcctaaggtccctggttcgaggctcacccctgccaatatttttttaaattttttaaacactttttttcttctttttctttagttaatcttaatctccctttccttactttatctttttctgatttttttatgcttctccttcaaatttctataaaataacataattttttctttatttttgtttctttctactttctgtgcaatagatgaacaacaacaatggctatcaatcccatattttgcacatgtttagtacatgtcacgtacattatttcataaaataacaactacttgatcggacaccatcttgggtatgtaaattagggtcaaaggtcataaatgtttcatccagtatcttggtgaatacatgtcctatctttcccatattttgcacacgcaaagaccatgttacaagaatcatttcataaaataatcactttttgcttagacgccattttgggtgtgcaaagtgaggtcaaaggtcaaatatacttcattctgtatttccgttagtgtatacggaattcggtaccaaagatggcaggtctcactcccttttctaaatgagaatccaaatatcacacggccaatgtctctaaacaaggatgaaaccttatggtcatgcctattgtgatcaggactcgaatcattgattaaaaaaaaaatcggatcacctaatttgtcagtcttgacaaattccgggtctagtttATATTATTTTCGTCCCACTCGTCTTCAAGAAAAATGTTCATTGCTATGCCAAGAAAAATTTAGTCCTTCTTTTCATACTAATTCCAACTGCACTGGAGTCCCCCTTTAATCCTTGCACGTTGGTGGATGCGTAGCTTTAATTCAGCCTGTCTGTTTGTTCTTTTTCCTCTCCATCCTCCTTTATCAAAATCTTATTTCCTTTgtccctctctttccctctccactgtctctttctcttcttttaaaTCTATCCACCAATCTATCCATCCGTCTATCTTTACGCATCTATCTTAATTGCCAGCTAAGTACCAATCTTATTCATCGATGCGTGCAGCTTCTATACAAATCCATGAATGTTGCCAGCGTGCATTCGTTTGCATCACGAAGGCCTATTCACTCCTTCTGCATTTACTGCAGTACTCTTCATAGAAAACCCGAAGTTAAATACACAACAAGTACCGGTACACCATGAAATAAGCAACACCACTACCATGGAGTGTAACGAGAACTGTTAAACTTTTCCACGGTTCACTAATCTGCCAAAGTTGTATAAAAATCGTACTCGTATAAAAGAGCATACTCTTAGGTCTTGCATGGAAGTGGGACATGGACCATGAAGATCTTAGAAGGCCCCAAAGGTTAGGCTTGATGGCACATTATTACATGTAGGTATTATACGCGACTTCTCCTGAGAGTGCCGGACATCCAATTCAGCTGTCGTGAGCACAAATCAAAAGCCAAGGTCTACATTATAGACACAGAGGTATGAACTGGGCATAATTATTCCAGCCATGCCCATACACTGAAATAAAGAAGACAGTACATTTGCTTTGCAGTGTTAATAGCAAGAATATAATTCCAGATAATATACAAACACTTAATGTTCATAATTGTATATGCCATGGCATCATTTGGTTGTACAAGTATTTCATCTCGGATGCGTCCACACGGTAGAAGTGGTAATGCCGCTGGAAGCACATGTCATgattgtacatactgtacattgatACACAACTGACTCGTACAGTGTTGACAGCGTCCAAGACAAAAGTTTGCGGATCACTTTCTGACCAAAACGCACGAGAACCTGCTACGTGAACATTGAGTCTTTTAAAAAGGCGACGCCCGGATATAAGAATCAGTATTATTTGCATGTGCATGATTTAGCTTTTTGCAGTCAAATAAAAACAAGCTTTCTAAAGCTTTCCTAATACCACCCCTTAAccgattataataataataataataataactatttcTTATTGAGCGCTTTTACAGGACCTGATCAAAGCGCTGTACATACATCAACAAACAACATTCACAAAGCATAGGAACATACTTAGTAGTTACAATTGAAATAGTTCAGTCTTGAGTTTCCTTCTAAACATTTCCTCTGAATCACATAGACGGAGTTGTTTTGGTAGAGTGTTCCAGACAACAGATCCAGCATATGAAAATGTACGTTCGAAAGCTTTGGTTTTTGCTTGTGGGATTTGTAGGACTGTCTTATCATTTTGTGACCGGAGTTGATATCTGGTGGCTGTAGGGGTGGTTAGTAGGTTGGATAGGTATTGAGGAGCGGTATTCATCATGCATTTATAGACAAGAAGGGCTAGTTTGAAATCGATACGCTCTTTGATGGGGAGCCAGTGTAACTGCTTCAGTAAAGGAGCACTCGGGGATCTTCTCTTTACACCAAGCACCAGGCGAGCCGCTCGATTTTGGACTTTTTGGAGTCTTTTCACATCACTGACATTCATATTTGCCAGCAGAGAATTTCCATCAGGGCAATGCAGAAGAAACAAGCAGGAGAAACGTGTAGTTACTTTAAAGCTTGGTTTTTATGTTGAAGGAATTAAACTTGCATTCAATAAACTTAAACATCCCTTGTCTGAACTACATCGAACAATTCAGCCGCGGCTCTCAGATATTATTCCAAAGCGGTAAGATCTCGATCTGTTCATACACATCATATTCACTTTCAAAGAGAGAACAAACTAACACTTGCAAAGCATacaaacagggaggtgggaagctATACTCCCTGATACAAATCATGAACTACATTCACACAAGAATCGATATTTCAACAGGTAGAACGTCATAAAGCTATAGTAAATGTACTTTGTTTCTCAACTGAGAACTTCAATGTGATACTATACTCTCTCCATCACTAAGAAAAATCAAAGCAACCGATGGGATAATGACATGATTCATTTTCATCTCgctcaaataaaacaaacagatgaagaccaaaaagaaaaaaaaactgaggcgtcttcctctttccttctctcctcctcctcttcctcctccccttctcATATTATGgcggtcttcttcttcttcttcttcttcttcttccttctccacCTAGTCCTCGTTTTCCtccctctcctcttcctcctcttcctcctcttcctccttctctccCCTAGTCCTCCCCTCCTATTTCTCCTCATCTTCATCCTAACTCTCATTCACGTCTCTATCGCAGGATGTTCTTTTTCACCCGCTATTTTTCCAAGCCGACCAGTTCTGCACTCAGCTCCCATAACTTGCTGGCAGCGGCGTCATCCTGAGCTGCCTTAGACGGGGTCTTAACAGCACAGTCACTGCAAGCAGACAGGAATGCAAAAGGCATTTTTGATGATGAATGTATCAGTTCACCCAAATGCAGACTAATCATTACTCTTCAAGTCCTTTTGTCAATGTGGTAACGGTTTCATTCAGGGATTTTTAACGCGATATCGcgacaagaagaaaaaaagaaagaaagaaaaaaggcaagaaattgTAGCGCAAGTAAGTTTCGATTGTTGGTTGTTGACAACAAGTCAGATGCAGTCTTCTCAGTACCCACATAATGTGGGTTGGGCTCATTCATGGCAATAATTATGACCTGCAATAATATTGATGGAAACAGACTAAAAGAGGGTTAAATGTCGGTTACAGGAAGGCGAACTGCAAGACGGGTCGATTGATCAAAAGGCAGAGAGCGCCATCCCTCCGTGGCCGGCGAAGCAGTCATTTCGTTTTGATTCAGTTTGGTACGATAGTCTCCGCATTTCGAGGATATTGATAGCAAAAcgataatatgaaaaaaaaatatataaagctTAAAGACCCTATTTGTCGTTATGCCAagaaatgagaaacaaaaagacTTGGAGAAATTCGTCAAGTATGATTATGCCATGTTTCACCTCATTCAAATATCACATTGCAAACTGTTTTCTTTATCATGGTATCAAACAACGATTCATGATATCCCTTGGATGTATATCCTAAAGTTCAGGTGTGACTTTTTTTCAacttgtctccctctacaaattaaactGCGGAAAgtagtagatgacaggttcgagtcccactggttcctttttccgacatgtttgttaatttacagatcagcagttgcttAAACAAACTGAATTTGTAGAGAGAGACTAATTGAAGAAACTGACACCTGGaacttcacccctctgaataatgtCTTTCTTTCATCCTAAAGTTGTTTGATTATCATAATTCCCACCTGTAGTAGAGGCCAGTTTCGTTCGCCGCCTTCTCATCCACGCAACAGTAGATGTTGGTCTGCGCGCCGCGCTCGGCCGTCTTGTAGAAGAGACGCATAATGGGATGGATAGGTACGAAGAGCCAACTGTATGATGTCATGTGCCGCTGTAGCTCGGTGTCCACGGCGCCCGGATGGAGAGAGTAACACGTGACACCCGTCCCTGGAAAGTTGAGGATTTGCAATTGGAAAGAAAGAGGCGTGTCCTTCAACACGTGACTGTCATCACAAAGGATAATTTATTCGGGATGGTCATCTTTACAACAATTGCAATAATATTAAATAAAACAGATCAGTATCCACTGTGCAAGCggagaaaacaaacaagtaaacaaactaAAAACCCTCGGTATCACGTAGTAAACTGACTTTTGGGTGGAGGTATATCTATTATAGTTTGGCTTCTTGTGAGAATCTTGACACAATGGTTGAGTGTGACGACATCTGGACAAAAGATTCTCCTCAGTTTTGTGTCTTGCGAGCGAAGTGAAGGactaccaacaacaacaacaacaacaactctttAAGAGAACGTGATGCTATTTAGATATCATGGACAAACCGAATAAAGACAAGAAAGGACTCAATATGTTTGTCATGCTGTACAATGTCACCGGAAGACGTTTGTATACACAAACTAAAAGTAGCTGATAGAACCCGCTCAACCTACCGCAGTATGCTGTTGGAGGTAAATATTGCGATACGATTCCACATCGCATGAATGACTTTGTGTATCACTGCGTGATAGTTTACACGTTTACACAGTCACTTCAAATAATTTTTCTATAATAATTCTTTTTTCTATAATATTGGatgagaaataattatgattatattgGGTGGATTTGGGTAGATTCGTATACTCGCAGTAATTGAACGAGTGATTTATatagagttgttgtttttttttttgttaggcTAAATGTGTATTGATATAagttcatgttttattttttttttcttttcgtcctGAAACAGCTGATcaaatgtattatgtttgtgtgtaaatgtacatacatgtatatatttgtgtaacgGTCAATTGTGGTGTGATGGACCGGGTCCattgtatttctttccttttactTACCTGCCTGTGGGCAGGTAGTAACCTATAGGATTGTTTATCACATGCTTTCATTTGTGAAGGAAATAAAGTATGTTATATATGAtggaaaataataattattaaagAATGCCTCAACTTAGTAATCGTTTATGGGAGGTGCGTCCTTATTCCTATTACTGCCTGCCACATTTTGACTTTCATGaaacatcaaagcaaaaaaagagaaaaaaaaactatcaatgaaattgtgatacatgtactactttTAATCAGAAACGAATAACAATGCTGTGTTGTGAAAGACATTTCACATGAGGTAAAGACAAAAATAGGTAAAGTTCGTAATGACATCGAATGATGTTCCTGTAATCAATTTGTCGCTATATTTGTTTATTGTAACTTCTAATAGCTTATCATCTCATACTTGACATGCATACTTTTATTTCTTGTCATAACCGTAGGCtctatatttcttttcattcctAGTTCCTTAAACCTCaactatttttttaaaatatttccGAAGGCTGAAAAACTGGGTCTTtgcgttgaaaaaaaaaaagaaaaatacgttGGTTGCTTGATTGTTGGTATTTGCCTGAAAGAAGACGCATACAATTGTAGTTTGCCTTATATGATTTTCAAATCTTGATTGTtcgattttttcttttgatattgcaaAGTAATCTTCTATCTACTGTGCTGAATTTCCGAGAATGTATATATTGAATTAAAGTATCATCAATATAAAAACTGTTTAGTTTAAACCGCACTGATGAATGCTAACCCgctctgtgccagggactttggaaaGTGCGTCATACAACACTGCGGGTTTTCAGTTCCAATCGGCATTCAAACACATAAACGGTCAAACGAGGCAACAGAATAAGGCTGATTTACCCGAGAGCCGTTTGGCCAGCTCCCTAGTGAAGAGGATGTTGGCGAGCTTGCTCTGGCCGTAGGAGACGATGGAATCATACTTCTTCTCCAACATGATATCGTCGAAGTGCATCCGGCCAAACTGGTGGCCGATCGACGACACGTTGACGATGCGACTCGGGGCTGAGGCCTTGAGGAGATCGAGTAGGAGGTGGGTCAGGAGAAAGTGACCCAGGTGGTTGACCCCGAACTGCATCTCAAACCCATCCTCCGTCTTCCAATGAGGACACATCATGATTCCTggagaggtcaaagttcatcTAACAAAATCATTACCAAGCCGCGTTTCCATGGTTACcacatttttttgtcacttttgttacattcttttttgtcaaataaactaCATGGTGtattttaaaggtactgtttaccattgggagcagtgattcaaaaaatgttcgaattatCACAGTTGacgcatatgtgtaggtcagttgtatcacaaaacatcctaccatataaaaattttgcaataaaacctaaaatatcaggagatatcactatttttcttaataaaccataactatagacggtttagtctagagacaattttattataactattgttcacattttgtatgtttaacaatactttacattgattatactaattATAGCTtctttacactggttgtttcaatccctaactcacattttagaactattttgaagcactaaagctaggtttttgtttcatctgcagatGGTAAATGATGtcttaaacataaaaataagATCATCAATATTGTCATCGAAAGGTAATTCCTAAATAGTATTTTATGTGCAtatctatattttcatttttttttaaataaatagtTACCAGTAACACTGTTACCTAGTTGCTCAACTCTTATGACTACTAttggaagaaaatgatgataatgacgatcATGATGAGTATCAttagttatcattatcattattgttattatcatcattcttttaTAATTCTAATGACTGGTGTCGTTGTTACTATCATTACCACTCCATTGCCTCGATTCGGCGGTATATCAAGATATACATGGGTCTACGAGGGATAGTTTTGCACGTCATTTGAA
The sequence above is a segment of the Diadema setosum chromosome 12, eeDiaSeto1, whole genome shotgun sequence genome. Coding sequences within it:
- the LOC140235592 gene encoding retinol dehydrogenase 11-like: MNTMTGSLSPTTAVAGILTAAIAMVFTRRWLQGGRCYSKARLDGKTVIITGSNTGIGKESAKDLAKRGARVIMACRDLKKAEEAQLWVIRESGNKNVVVKKLDLASMRSIRDFAADIKKEEERLDILLNNAGIMMCPHWKTEDGFEMQFGVNHLGHFLLTHLLLDLLKASAPSRIVNVSSIGHQFGRMHFDDIMLEKKYDSIVSYGQSKLANILFTRELAKRLSGTGVTCYSLHPGAVDTELQRHMTSYSWLFVPIHPIMRLFYKTAERGAQTNIYCCVDEKAANETGLYYSDCAVKTPSKAAQDDAAASKLWELSAELVGLEK